One Pleurocapsa sp. PCC 7327 DNA segment encodes these proteins:
- a CDS encoding DNA-directed RNA polymerase subunit beta' has translation MVFYNHIVDKNRLKKLIAWAYRQYGSARCAQMADELKDLGFRYATKAGVSISVDDLTIPPTKRKLLDSAEQEIKVTEQRYARGEITEVERFQKVIDTWNSTSESLKDEVVRNFQETDPLNSVYMMAFSGARGNMSQVRQLVGMRGLMADPQGEIIALPIKTNFREGLTVTEYIISSYGARKGLVDTALRTADSGYLTRRLVDVAQDVIVREIDCGTTRGIRVTAMKDGDRILIPLADRLMGRVLAEDVVVGGEVIAKRNDSIDPELASKLGKLVDSVLVRSPLTCEAARSVCQHCYGWSLAHGHMVDLGEAIGIIAAQSIGEPGTQLTMRTFHTGGVFTGEVARQIRAQTSGTVRYSSELSTRKVRTRHGEDREQVEVAGDLILESDSGESIRYSTTPGSTLFVAEGERVEAGQLLAEVAMAKLQRSTERATKDVASDLAGEVLFANVVPEEKTDRQGNTTRIAQRGGLVWILSGEVYNLPPGAEPVVNNGDRVEIGTVLAETRLITNNGGVVRLTPGSREIDIVTASVLLDKAQVKLESTGGREQYTIYTAEGQRFLLKAAPGTKVQNHAIVAELIDDRYRTETGGMIRYAGVEVSKGTRKQGYEVTKGGTILWIPEETHEVNKDISLLIVEDGQYVEAGTEIVKDIFCQMSGVVEVIQKNDILREIIVKPGDLHLDIDPDVAATIELGQLVRPGTEILPGVVVSDLRQAEWVETTEGLGLLLRPVVEYQVFDEPAAPSQGSINQEGGRQIELRSVQRTYFKDGERVKSVEGCQLLSTQLVLEISGDESDSTTTLSADIELQEDEAEGCQRLQLVILESLVLRRETDIDPHGGSIQTRVLVEDGQQIPPGAVVARTEIQCKEPGQVRGIRSGNEAIRRVLVVRNSDLVTLSIAEKPSVADGDLIVAGTQIAPGYQASESGQVLSVRKSADAYEVILRVARPYRVSAGAILHVDNGDLVQRGDNLVLLVFERAKTGDIIQGLPRIEELLEARKPKEACVLSRKPGICQVEYLEDETVDLKIVEDDGTVTQYPILPGQNLMVSDGQRVGVGEPLTDGPANPHEILEVFFEYYVEEKGVYEAALKGLQATQSFLVDQVQSVYQSQGIDIADKHIETIVRQMTSKVRVDDGGDTTMLPGELVELRQIEQVNEAMAITGGAPAQYTPVLLGITKASLNTDSFISAASFQETTRVLTEAAIEGKSDWLRGLKENVIIGRLIPAGTGFNAHEDAIVNPESAEDMGYGRPLVYGVDENSSSSRLFTNNLEDDDNMILDDRIARAYAGGDSNDSFEPFLDDFSPDEDEDFDGEEE, from the coding sequence ATGGTATTTTACAATCACATTGTCGATAAAAATCGCCTAAAGAAATTAATTGCCTGGGCTTACCGCCAGTACGGTTCGGCTCGCTGTGCCCAAATGGCAGACGAACTGAAAGATTTGGGCTTTCGCTACGCGACAAAAGCAGGCGTGTCGATCAGCGTAGACGATTTGACCATCCCGCCCACCAAACGCAAGTTGCTCGATTCCGCCGAACAGGAAATTAAAGTAACCGAGCAACGCTACGCGCGAGGAGAAATCACAGAGGTCGAGCGCTTTCAAAAAGTGATCGACACTTGGAACAGCACCTCGGAGTCGCTCAAAGATGAAGTCGTGCGGAATTTCCAAGAGACAGACCCCCTCAATTCCGTCTATATGATGGCATTCTCTGGGGCACGAGGAAATATGAGCCAGGTGCGGCAGTTGGTAGGAATGCGGGGATTGATGGCAGATCCGCAAGGAGAAATCATTGCCCTGCCCATTAAAACCAATTTCCGTGAAGGACTGACAGTGACGGAATACATTATTTCTTCCTACGGCGCGAGAAAGGGATTGGTAGACACGGCGCTGCGGACGGCAGATTCTGGCTATCTGACTCGTCGCTTGGTAGACGTTGCCCAGGATGTGATCGTGCGAGAAATCGACTGCGGCACCACTAGAGGGATACGAGTCACAGCCATGAAAGATGGCGATCGCATCTTGATTCCTCTTGCCGACCGCCTGATGGGGCGAGTACTCGCCGAAGATGTCGTTGTAGGGGGTGAAGTCATTGCCAAGCGCAACGATAGTATCGATCCCGAATTAGCTTCCAAACTAGGCAAGCTAGTCGATTCAGTCCTCGTGCGATCGCCCCTGACTTGCGAAGCAGCGCGTTCGGTCTGCCAGCACTGCTATGGCTGGAGTCTGGCGCACGGTCACATGGTAGATCTGGGCGAAGCGATCGGGATCATCGCCGCTCAATCGATTGGCGAACCCGGCACCCAATTGACCATGCGGACTTTCCACACAGGCGGCGTATTTACCGGAGAAGTCGCCCGTCAAATTCGCGCTCAAACCAGCGGCACGGTGCGCTATAGTTCAGAACTCAGTACCCGTAAGGTGCGAACTCGCCACGGCGAAGACCGCGAACAAGTTGAAGTTGCTGGGGATCTAATTTTAGAGTCCGACTCTGGCGAGTCGATTCGCTATTCTACAACGCCGGGTTCCACCCTATTCGTAGCAGAAGGCGAGCGGGTAGAAGCCGGACAACTGCTCGCAGAAGTGGCAATGGCTAAGTTACAGCGTTCGACGGAGCGAGCAACCAAAGACGTAGCTTCGGATTTGGCAGGTGAAGTTTTGTTTGCCAACGTTGTGCCAGAAGAAAAAACCGACCGCCAAGGCAACACGACGCGCATCGCCCAGCGGGGGGGGTTGGTTTGGATTTTGTCGGGCGAAGTCTATAATCTGCCCCCAGGTGCCGAACCCGTAGTCAACAACGGCGATCGCGTCGAAATCGGAACGGTTTTAGCCGAAACGCGGTTGATTACTAATAATGGCGGTGTAGTACGCTTGACCCCCGGCAGTCGCGAAATCGATATCGTCACGGCTTCCGTTCTGCTCGATAAAGCCCAGGTCAAGCTCGAAAGCACCGGCGGGCGAGAACAGTATACGATCTATACAGCCGAAGGGCAGCGCTTTCTACTCAAAGCTGCACCGGGAACGAAGGTGCAAAACCACGCGATCGTTGCCGAATTAATCGACGATCGCTACCGAACGGAAACGGGAGGCATGATTCGCTATGCGGGAGTAGAAGTCTCTAAGGGAACTCGCAAGCAAGGTTATGAAGTGACCAAAGGCGGAACGATCCTTTGGATTCCCGAAGAAACCCACGAAGTCAACAAAGACATTTCCTTGTTAATTGTTGAAGACGGTCAATACGTCGAAGCAGGAACCGAGATCGTCAAAGATATCTTCTGTCAAATGAGCGGGGTAGTTGAGGTAATTCAAAAGAACGATATCCTGCGCGAGATTATCGTCAAGCCAGGAGACCTGCATCTAGATATAGATCCGGATGTAGCAGCGACGATCGAATTGGGACAACTCGTTCGACCCGGCACCGAAATTCTCCCCGGCGTTGTCGTCTCCGACTTGCGCCAAGCCGAATGGGTAGAAACTACCGAAGGATTGGGGCTACTTTTGCGTCCGGTCGTAGAATATCAAGTCTTTGACGAACCCGCAGCGCCATCTCAAGGCTCCATCAATCAGGAAGGCGGGCGACAGATCGAACTGCGATCGGTACAGCGCACATACTTCAAGGATGGAGAGCGGGTCAAGTCGGTGGAAGGCTGTCAATTACTCAGCACTCAATTAGTGTTAGAGATTTCCGGCGACGAATCGGATTCGACAACAACGCTGTCTGCCGATATCGAATTGCAGGAAGATGAAGCCGAAGGCTGCCAGCGCTTGCAGTTAGTCATTCTCGAATCCCTCGTCCTACGTCGGGAAACCGATATCGACCCCCACGGCGGTAGCATCCAGACTAGGGTTCTAGTTGAAGACGGACAACAAATTCCGCCAGGAGCTGTAGTCGCCCGTACCGAGATTCAATGTAAAGAGCCGGGTCAAGTGCGCGGGATCCGCAGTGGGAACGAAGCCATTCGTCGCGTTCTCGTCGTGCGCAATTCCGACTTGGTAACCCTGTCGATAGCCGAGAAACCATCAGTGGCTGACGGGGACTTAATAGTAGCAGGCACCCAAATAGCGCCGGGATATCAAGCATCGGAGTCGGGTCAAGTTCTCTCTGTGCGAAAATCGGCAGATGCTTACGAAGTGATTCTACGGGTCGCTCGTCCCTATCGAGTTTCTGCTGGTGCCATCCTGCACGTCGATAATGGAGATTTAGTACAGCGCGGCGATAACCTGGTCTTGTTGGTATTCGAGCGAGCCAAAACCGGGGATATCATTCAGGGGTTGCCTCGGATTGAAGAACTGTTAGAAGCTCGCAAACCGAAGGAAGCCTGTGTCTTATCTCGCAAGCCAGGAATCTGCCAGGTAGAGTACTTGGAAGACGAAACGGTCGATCTCAAGATCGTTGAAGATGACGGTACTGTCACTCAGTATCCCATTCTTCCCGGACAAAACCTTATGGTCTCTGACGGACAGCGGGTGGGGGTTGGAGAACCTTTGACCGACGGTCCTGCCAATCCTCACGAAATTTTAGAGGTTTTCTTCGAGTATTATGTGGAAGAGAAGGGCGTTTACGAGGCTGCTTTGAAAGGATTGCAGGCGACCCAGAGTTTCTTGGTCGATCAGGTACAGTCAGTTTATCAATCTCAGGGCATTGATATTGCCGACAAGCACATTGAAACGATCGTGCGCCAGATGACTTCTAAAGTCAGAGTCGATGATGGCGGCGACACGACCATGCTTCCCGGCGAACTTGTCGAGTTGCGTCAAATCGAGCAGGTAAACGAAGCAATGGCGATTACCGGAGGTGCTCCCGCCCAGTATACGCCCGTTCTCTTGGGGATTACTAAAGCATCGCTCAATACCGACAGCTTTATTAGTGCTGCTTCCTTCCAAGAAACGACTCGCGTCTTGACAGAAGCAGCAATTGAAGGTAAATCGGATTGGCTGCGCGGTTTGAAGGAAAACGTCATCATCGGACGATTGATTCCCGCTGGAACGGGATTTAATGCCCATGAAGACGCGATTGTCAACCCTGAGAGTGCGGAAGACATGGGATACGGTCGTCCTCTCGTTTACGGCGTGGACGAGAATTCCTCTTCGTCGCGGTTGTTTACGAACAACTTGGAGGACGATGATAATATGATTCTTGACGATCGCATCGCCAGAGCTTATGCAGGAGGAGACTCTAACGATTCCTTCGAGCCATTTCTAGATGATTTCTCGCCGGATGAGGATGAAGACTTTGATGGCGAAGAAGAATAG
- a CDS encoding DUF4079 domain-containing protein — translation MNFEIPEAVKTWSQFGHPILMWVLLGLSIYALYLGIQVRRTRTAEKEIRKELMGKGFNIRHHKVGSILLALMVLGTIGGMAVTYINNGKLFFGPHLLVGLGMTGAIATSTALVPYMQKGNEFARYTHIFLNVALLVLFGWQAVTGMEILQRIVSKM, via the coding sequence ATGAATTTTGAAATTCCAGAAGCCGTAAAAACTTGGTCTCAATTCGGTCATCCAATTCTGATGTGGGTTCTTTTGGGACTATCCATTTATGCACTGTACCTTGGCATTCAAGTTCGGCGCACTCGTACCGCCGAAAAAGAAATCAGAAAAGAACTGATGGGGAAAGGCTTTAACATCAGACATCACAAGGTAGGTTCGATTCTATTAGCGTTAATGGTGCTAGGAACCATTGGCGGTATGGCAGTAACCTATATCAACAATGGCAAACTCTTTTTCGGACCGCATTTACTGGTTGGTTTGGGCATGACAGGTGCGATCGCTACCTCTACTGCCTTGGTTCCTTACATGCAAAAAGGAAATGAATTTGCTCGCTATACTCATATTTTTCTCAATGTAGCGCTGTTGGTTCTGTTTGGCTGGCAAGCCGTTACGGGAATGGAGATTTTACAAAGAATTGTGAGTAAGATGTAA
- a CDS encoding ankyrin repeat domain-containing protein has translation MASHLDVRLIQAVRSGNLSQVQLLLAKGARVDATDLNGTSALMYAAGRGDLDSVKVLLEAGASVNQQRQPYGASALMLAAAANQVEVVRALLKAGADVNQTNDDGTPALTIAAYKGHIEVVKLLLAAGANVNIQDKDGDTPLNVAAQTNHREVVATLLQAGSDPFAGVGSLTLAVGAGNLATVEVFLAAGIDVNTTNDRGRTALMEAAATGNIAIAQKLIQAGADVNFQDPDEVTPLTLAAEQGNLEMLQVLLNAGAKVRGDILAAAAAEGHSEMVKALLKAGANVNDRDRDGETALHLAAIEGHLEIVRTLLEAGADVHLRNQSGDTALIVASWQGHDKIVRELLRHGADPNASNQGETPLTLALAQGFDRIVRILLDAGADPNTRFPDKKTVLMQACDRGDPAIAQLLLDAGADPNLKDEADGTALMRASYRGHADVVKILLQSDRVALNERNRGGYTALMLAQLNNYPEVVRLLQVAGARE, from the coding sequence ATGGCTTCACACCTAGATGTTCGCTTGATTCAAGCCGTTCGCAGTGGCAATCTCAGTCAAGTCCAACTGTTATTAGCTAAAGGAGCAAGGGTTGATGCGACCGATTTGAACGGTACGAGCGCTCTCATGTATGCTGCTGGGCGAGGAGACTTGGACAGCGTAAAAGTCCTCTTAGAAGCAGGAGCATCGGTAAACCAGCAGAGACAACCCTACGGCGCAAGTGCTTTAATGTTAGCCGCCGCAGCTAACCAAGTCGAGGTTGTACGAGCCTTATTGAAGGCGGGTGCCGATGTCAATCAAACAAATGACGATGGGACTCCAGCACTGACAATCGCGGCATACAAAGGTCACATCGAGGTTGTGAAACTGCTTTTAGCTGCGGGTGCCAATGTCAATATCCAGGATAAGGATGGCGATACTCCTCTGAATGTAGCAGCTCAAACCAATCATCGCGAGGTTGTCGCTACGCTGCTTCAGGCAGGCTCCGATCCCTTCGCCGGAGTAGGATCGTTAACCTTAGCCGTTGGTGCGGGAAATCTGGCTACAGTAGAAGTTTTTTTGGCAGCAGGAATCGATGTCAATACCACCAACGATCGCGGACGAACTGCCCTAATGGAGGCTGCCGCGACGGGAAATATCGCTATTGCCCAAAAATTAATTCAAGCTGGTGCAGACGTAAATTTTCAAGACCCCGATGAAGTCACTCCTCTAACGCTAGCAGCAGAGCAAGGCAATTTGGAAATGCTACAAGTCTTACTCAATGCCGGGGCAAAAGTTCGAGGGGATATTCTCGCCGCTGCTGCCGCCGAGGGGCATTCAGAAATGGTAAAAGCTTTGTTAAAAGCAGGTGCGAACGTTAACGATCGCGATCGCGACGGCGAGACGGCATTACATTTAGCTGCCATTGAAGGTCATCTGGAAATCGTGCGAACCTTGCTTGAGGCGGGTGCCGATGTCCATCTGCGCAATCAGTCGGGAGATACTGCCTTGATAGTCGCTTCTTGGCAAGGTCACGACAAGATCGTCAGAGAACTTTTGCGTCATGGTGCCGATCCCAATGCGAGCAACCAAGGAGAAACGCCGCTAACCCTTGCTCTCGCTCAAGGATTCGATCGAATCGTTCGTATTTTACTCGACGCAGGTGCCGATCCCAATACCCGTTTCCCCGACAAAAAAACGGTTTTGATGCAAGCTTGCGATCGCGGCGATCCTGCGATCGCGCAACTTCTCTTAGATGCGGGTGCCGATCCCAATCTCAAAGATGAGGCAGATGGGACAGCCCTAATGCGGGCTAGCTATCGCGGTCATGCCGATGTCGTCAAGATTTTACTACAAAGCGATCGAGTCGCGCTCAACGAACGAAATCGAGGAGGCTATACAGCTTTGATGCTAGCTCAGCTCAACAACTATCCTGAAGTCGTTCGCTTATTGCAAGTGGCAGGAGCGAGAGAGTAA
- a CDS encoding undecaprenyl-diphosphate phosphatase — MEYIQAFILGIVQGVTEFLPISSTAHLLIFTKVFGWKELGSKDFVDAIQFGSVGAILLYFWSLLSDLLKGGIAAIHQKDWQREEWKILVGIAVGTLPALITGFLFQDILPESAPIIAIASIMMALLLGAAEQIGSRKRGFDGLQIRDGILVGFGQALALIPGVSRSGSTLTTGLFLGLHREAAARFSFLLGFPTLTIATLYKALKIFKDYQAQLLPDNIVGLLIVGIISTFIFSYLAIAVLLRYLQTQNTWIFVWYRLAFGTVILLAIATGWQA, encoded by the coding sequence ATGGAATACATTCAAGCTTTTATTCTAGGGATCGTTCAAGGAGTTACTGAATTTTTGCCAATCAGCAGTACGGCACATCTTTTAATCTTTACCAAAGTATTTGGCTGGAAAGAACTTGGTAGTAAAGACTTTGTTGATGCCATTCAATTTGGTAGCGTTGGGGCAATTTTGCTGTATTTTTGGTCGCTTTTATCCGATTTGCTCAAAGGTGGAATAGCAGCAATACATCAAAAAGACTGGCAGCGGGAAGAATGGAAAATTCTTGTCGGTATTGCAGTGGGAACCTTACCTGCATTAATCACTGGTTTTTTGTTCCAAGATATTTTGCCCGAAAGTGCGCCAATTATTGCGATCGCATCAATTATGATGGCACTTTTATTGGGAGCAGCAGAACAAATTGGCAGCCGCAAACGAGGTTTTGATGGATTGCAAATCAGAGATGGGATCCTCGTCGGATTCGGTCAAGCGCTCGCGCTTATTCCTGGTGTTTCTCGTTCTGGTTCTACGTTGACTACTGGCTTATTTTTGGGTTTGCACAGAGAAGCAGCCGCAAGATTCTCTTTTTTACTAGGATTTCCCACGCTTACCATTGCAACGTTATATAAAGCGCTCAAAATTTTTAAAGACTATCAAGCTCAATTGCTCCCAGATAATATAGTAGGCTTATTGATTGTCGGCATTATCTCTACGTTTATTTTTTCCTATTTGGCGATCGCAGTTCTCCTACGCTATTTGCAAACCCAAAACACTTGGATTTTCGTCTGGTATCGATTAGCTTTTGGAACTGTCATTTTATTGGCGATCGCAACAGGTTGGCAAGCATAG
- the egtD gene encoding L-histidine N(alpha)-methyltransferase, with amino-acid sequence MATFPSPDNTHPDFHEVRGGSAVSRRSISNSAIEERLHLEYLLAPNLATEKEDGQDVVWGLTQPQKSLSPRYFYDDRGSQLFEQICKLPEYYPTRTEAWILQNYATEIAQMTGICELVELGSGNSSKTRLLLDAYRGLGYPLRYVPIDVSAGILEASAKQLLADYPTLQVYGLVSTYELALQKLMPTPLPSRTICFLGSTLGNFNQAQCDRFFAQVTAALQPGDYFLLGIDLQKPKDILEAAYNDSQGVTAEFNRNMLRHLNWRFGGNFDPNLFEHRAFYNASEAQIEMHLYVKRSHSVRLKALDLTVQFSEGETILTEISRKFDREQMQKYLAKQGLKLRQTWSDPNNWFGLMLAQVP; translated from the coding sequence ATGGCAACTTTTCCATCCCCAGACAACACCCATCCCGATTTTCACGAAGTTAGGGGAGGCTCTGCCGTCTCGCGGCGGAGTATTTCTAACTCGGCAATTGAGGAAAGATTGCACCTTGAGTACCTGCTCGCTCCAAATCTAGCGACAGAGAAAGAAGACGGACAAGATGTTGTTTGGGGACTAACGCAACCGCAAAAATCTTTATCCCCTCGCTATTTTTACGACGACAGAGGGTCTCAGTTATTCGAGCAAATTTGCAAGCTACCGGAATATTATCCAACCCGGACGGAAGCCTGGATTTTACAAAATTACGCCACAGAAATTGCCCAGATGACGGGAATTTGCGAACTGGTAGAACTCGGTAGCGGCAATTCTAGCAAAACTCGCCTGCTGTTGGATGCCTATCGGGGATTGGGTTATCCTTTGCGCTACGTGCCAATCGATGTCAGTGCAGGAATTTTAGAAGCGAGTGCCAAACAGTTGCTGGCGGATTATCCGACTTTACAGGTTTATGGGTTGGTAAGTACCTACGAACTTGCCCTCCAAAAGTTAATGCCAACGCCGCTACCTTCGCGCACGATTTGTTTTTTGGGAAGTACTTTAGGAAATTTTAATCAAGCGCAATGCGATCGCTTTTTTGCTCAAGTGACTGCGGCATTACAACCAGGGGATTATTTCCTACTTGGGATAGATTTACAAAAACCAAAAGATATCCTAGAAGCTGCCTATAACGACAGTCAGGGAGTAACGGCAGAATTTAACCGCAATATGCTGCGCCATTTAAACTGGCGTTTTGGCGGGAATTTTGACCCAAATTTATTTGAACATCGTGCATTTTACAACGCGTCTGAAGCGCAAATAGAAATGCATTTGTATGTAAAGCGATCGCACTCGGTTCGTTTGAAAGCTCTCGATTTAACGGTACAGTTTAGCGAGGGAGAAACCATCCTCACAGAAATCTCTCGCAAGTTCGATCGCGAACAGATGCAGAAATACTTAGCCAAGCAAGGATTAAAACTACGACAAACTTGGAGCGATCCCAACAATTGGTTTGGCTTGATGCTCGCTCAAGTTCCTTAA